A portion of the Blastochloris tepida genome contains these proteins:
- a CDS encoding aminopeptidase P family protein: MFEAIFQSFGSAADPSVGAERVALLRAELARSGLDGFVVPRADAHQNEYVPTGEERLRWLTGFAGSAGTAVVLADKAAIFVDGRYTLQVTAEADPAVFAPHNIADRTAEAWIAANLAGGRLGYDPWLHTRDQASKLAAAARAAGGCLVAVESNPIDQVWTDRPAPPCAPVVLHPIAFAGEPAAAKLARIQAALAETKADALLVSDPHALAWTFNIRGGDVAHTPLPLGWALIAREGRPLLFLDPRKLAGEVRGALADAAILAEPAELEPQLSALAATGATIHFDRASAPDRLVGVVERAGGSAGLGDDPIARLKACKNAVEIAGARAAHRRDGAALARFLAWIDREAPKGTLTEIAVTEALESFRRDTGVLRDISFPTIAGAGPNAALPHYRVTTATNRRIEPGILLVDSGAQYQDGTTDVTRTIAIGTPTAAMKRHFTLVLKGHIAVATAVFPAGSTGAQLDPFARRALWAAGLDFDHGTGHGVGSYLSVHEVPARISRIGHAKLEPGMILSNEPGYYRAGEYGIRIENLELVREVPAPEGGERPLLGFETLTLAPIDRRLIDPALLAPDEIAWIDAYHARVAAEIGPLVDAPTAAWLDAATRPIC, translated from the coding sequence ATGTTCGAAGCGATCTTCCAGTCTTTCGGCTCGGCGGCCGATCCGTCCGTGGGCGCGGAGCGCGTCGCGCTGCTGCGCGCCGAGTTGGCCCGAAGCGGCCTCGACGGCTTCGTGGTGCCGCGCGCCGACGCCCACCAGAACGAATACGTGCCGACCGGCGAGGAGCGACTGCGCTGGCTCACCGGCTTTGCCGGCTCGGCCGGCACCGCCGTGGTGCTGGCCGACAAGGCGGCGATCTTCGTCGACGGCCGCTACACGCTGCAGGTGACGGCCGAGGCCGACCCGGCGGTGTTCGCCCCGCACAACATCGCCGACCGGACGGCCGAGGCCTGGATCGCCGCCAATCTGGCCGGCGGCCGGCTGGGCTATGACCCCTGGCTGCACACCCGCGATCAGGCCTCGAAACTCGCCGCCGCGGCCAGGGCGGCCGGCGGCTGCCTCGTCGCCGTCGAGTCGAACCCGATCGATCAGGTCTGGACCGACCGGCCGGCGCCGCCCTGCGCGCCGGTGGTGCTCCACCCCATCGCCTTTGCCGGCGAGCCGGCCGCGGCCAAGCTTGCCCGCATCCAGGCGGCGCTGGCCGAGACGAAGGCCGATGCGCTGCTGGTCTCCGATCCGCATGCGCTGGCCTGGACCTTCAACATTCGCGGCGGCGACGTCGCCCACACCCCGCTGCCGCTGGGCTGGGCGCTGATCGCGCGCGAGGGCCGGCCGCTGCTGTTCCTCGATCCGCGCAAGCTCGCCGGCGAGGTGCGCGGCGCGCTGGCCGACGCCGCCATCCTGGCCGAGCCGGCCGAGCTCGAGCCCCAGCTCTCGGCGCTCGCCGCCACCGGCGCCACCATCCATTTCGACCGAGCGAGCGCCCCCGACCGGCTGGTCGGCGTGGTCGAGCGTGCCGGCGGCAGCGCCGGCCTCGGCGACGACCCCATCGCCCGGCTGAAGGCGTGCAAGAACGCCGTCGAGATCGCGGGTGCCCGTGCCGCCCACCGCCGCGACGGCGCAGCCCTCGCCCGCTTCCTCGCCTGGATCGACCGCGAGGCGCCCAAGGGCACCCTCACCGAGATCGCGGTGACCGAGGCGCTGGAGAGCTTCCGGCGCGACACCGGCGTGCTGCGCGACATCTCGTTTCCGACCATCGCCGGGGCCGGCCCCAACGCCGCGCTGCCGCACTACCGCGTCACCACCGCCACCAACCGGCGCATCGAGCCCGGCATCCTGCTGGTCGATTCCGGTGCCCAGTACCAGGACGGCACCACCGACGTCACCCGCACCATCGCCATCGGCACCCCCACCGCCGCCATGAAGCGGCATTTCACGCTGGTGCTGAAGGGGCACATCGCCGTCGCCACCGCCGTCTTTCCGGCCGGCAGCACCGGCGCCCAGCTCGACCCCTTCGCCCGCCGGGCGCTGTGGGCGGCGGGGCTCGATTTCGACCATGGCACCGGCCACGGCGTCGGAAGTTATCTTTCGGTGCACGAAGTGCCAGCGCGCATCTCGCGCATCGGCCACGCCAAGCTCGAACCGGGCATGATCCTGTCCAACGAGCCGGGCTATTACCGGGCCGGCGAATACGGCATCCGCATCGAGAACCTCGAACTGGTACGCGAGGTGCCGGCGCCGGAGGGCGGCGAGCGGCCGCTGCTCGGATTCGAGACGCTGACCCTGGCGCCGATCGACCGCCGACTGATCGATCCGGCGCTGCTGGCGCCGGACGAGATCGCCTGGATCGATGCCTACCACGCCCGCGTCGCCGCCGAGATCGGCCCGCTGGTGGATGCACCGACGGCGGCCTGGCTCGATGCCGCAACCCGTCCCATATGCTGA
- a CDS encoding cold-shock protein, which translates to MQKGTVKWFNPTKGYGFIQPATGGKDVFVHISAVERAGLTTLNEGQTVTFDLVTNRGKTAAENLRVG; encoded by the coding sequence ATGCAAAAGGGCACCGTCAAGTGGTTCAACCCGACCAAGGGGTACGGGTTCATTCAGCCGGCGACCGGCGGCAAGGACGTGTTCGTCCACATCAGCGCAGTCGAGCGTGCCGGCCTGACGACCCTGAACGAGGGTCAGACCGTCACCTTCGATCTGGTGACCAACCGCGGCAAGACCGCGGCCGAAAATCTCCGCGTCGGCTGA
- a CDS encoding glucosaminidase domain-containing protein, giving the protein MPPIKAASGNEVPACVTPTRLTAFLKSRHGDIDSRLETIAAHYEQHGRTLGIRWDYAFFQMIVETNWLRFHQASGRPGLVSPDQNNFAGIGATGRGHSGEAFSDVSTGVLAHLQHISMYAGEAVDNPVAVRTRLVQGWGEIPGWAHKLRRPVTYTDLTRKWSPHDRDYSDDIAAVADQFFGNFCEVRFAENEPAPSRLSADPAPTGSTRTSLFRKLMF; this is encoded by the coding sequence TTGCCGCCCATTAAAGCGGCCAGCGGCAATGAAGTTCCCGCCTGCGTCACTCCGACGCGCCTCACCGCGTTTCTCAAGTCCCGCCACGGCGACATCGATTCCCGGCTGGAAACCATCGCTGCGCACTATGAGCAGCACGGCCGGACGCTCGGCATCCGCTGGGACTACGCCTTCTTCCAGATGATCGTCGAGACCAATTGGCTGCGCTTCCATCAGGCCAGCGGCCGTCCGGGCCTCGTGTCTCCCGACCAGAACAATTTCGCCGGCATCGGCGCCACCGGCCGTGGACATTCGGGCGAGGCGTTCTCCGACGTCTCGACCGGCGTGCTCGCCCATCTGCAGCACATCTCGATGTATGCCGGCGAGGCGGTCGACAATCCGGTGGCCGTCCGCACCCGGCTGGTCCAGGGATGGGGCGAGATACCGGGATGGGCGCACAAGCTGCGCCGGCCGGTCACCTACACCGACCTGACCCGCAAATGGTCGCCCCACGACCGCGACTATTCCGACGATATCGCGGCGGTGGCCGACCAGTTCTTCGGCAATTTCTGCGAAGTGCGCTTCGCCGAGAACGAGCCCGCGCCGAGCCGGCTCTCGGCCGATCCCGCCCCCACCGGCTCGACCCGCACCAGCCTGTTCCGCAAGCTGATGTTCTGA
- a CDS encoding SemiSWEET family sugar transporter — protein MELSPDAAIEAIGFAAAITTTLCWLPQAVRLIRTRETRGISLSSYGFFSAGIALWLIYGLLIGNAPMIAANTVTLALTLVIVAMKLRYG, from the coding sequence ATGGAATTGAGCCCGGACGCCGCAATCGAGGCCATCGGCTTCGCCGCGGCCATCACCACCACGCTGTGCTGGCTGCCACAGGCGGTCCGGCTGATCCGCACCCGCGAGACGCGAGGCATCTCGCTGTCCAGCTACGGGTTCTTTTCGGCGGGGATCGCCCTGTGGCTGATCTATGGGCTGCTCATCGGCAATGCGCCGATGATCGCGGCCAATACGGTCACGCTGGCGCTGACTTTGGTGATCGTGGCGATGAAGCTGCGCTACGGCTGA